From one Salvelinus sp. IW2-2015 linkage group LG11, ASM291031v2, whole genome shotgun sequence genomic stretch:
- the LOC111969858 gene encoding class E basic helix-loop-helix protein 40 yields the protein MERITSAQPPPCMAKHQLLEMADMQGMDFPMYVYKPRRGLKRGEDSKESYKLPHRLIEKKRRDRINECIAQLKDLLPEHLKLATLGHLEKAVVLELTLKHVKALSTLLDQQQQKIIALQNGMQISDQSSVSSENSEEMFRLGFHVCAKEVLQYLANQESSKDHLTPSHMISHLQKVASEVLQGPPRPKPEESTHKPVESMEKPAGHPPKGNEGNTKNFVSVIQRTYPHGHGEQSGSDTDTDSGYGGEHEKRDPKGQRTSCYGKEGELKYDVAERMAGGGIKQEGDEPQIKRLRADSSEDESSSGQVVSSHGSYMSFSQHQTPLCMPFYLIPQMAAAWPMLEKCWYQGGMPLLYPGMSGSAASLSPEKLPQNLVMSPRPGSPAHHQTPMDSPALFQALKQVPPMNLESKD from the exons ATGGAGAGGATTACAAGTGCACAACCTCCTCCTTGTATGGCAAAACACCAGTTGCTGGAGATGGCAGACATGCAAGG AATGGATTTCCCAATGTACGTGTACAAACCCCGACGGGGGTTGAAGCGCGGGGAAGACAGTAAG GAGTCGTACAAGTTACCCCACCGATTGATTGAGAAGAAAAGACGTGACAGAATCAATGAATGCATTGCCCAACTGAAGGATTTATTGCCAGAACATCTCAAACTTGCA ACTTTGGGCCATTTGGAGAAAGCTGTGGTGTTGGAACTCACCCTGAAGCATGTGAAAGCCCTGAGCACTCTCCTGGATCAGCAGCAGCAGAAAATCATTGCATTACAGAATGGCATGCAAATCA GTGATCAGAGCAGTGTTAGCTCAGAGAACAGCGAGGAGATGTTCCGCCTTGGTTTCCACGTCTGTGCTAAGGAGGTCCTCCAGTACCTGGCTAACCAGGAGAGCAGCAAAGACCACCTGACCCCCTCCCACATGATCAGCCATCTCCAGAAAGTAGCATCAGAGGTGCTCCAGGGTCCACCCAGGCCCAAGCCAGAAGAGTCTACCCACAAACCTGTCGAGAGCATGGAAAAGCCTGCTGGTCATCCGCCTAAGGGCAACGAGGGTAACACCAAGAACTTTGTGTCTGTCATTCAAAGGACATACCCCCACGGACATGGGGAGCAGAGTGGCAGTGACACAGACACTGACAGCGGCTATGGAGGGGAACACGAGAAACGGGACCCCAAAGGCCAACGCACAAGCTGCTACGGCAAGGAGGGGGAGCTCAAGTATGATGTGGCTGAGAGGATGGCAGGAGGTGGCATCAAGCAGGAGGGTGATGAGCCCCAGATCAAGAGGTTAAGAGCTGACTCCTCAGAGGATGAGTCTTCCTCTGGACAGGTGGTCAGCAGCCACGGAAGCTACATGAGCTTCTCCCAACACCAGACCCCACTCTGCATGCCCTTCTACCTCATCCCCCAAATGGCTGCAGCATGGCCCATGCTGGAGAAGTGCTGGTACCAAGGGGGCATGCCCCTTTTGTACCCAGGCATGAGTGGTTCTGCAGCCAGCTTGTCTCCAGAGAAACTACCCCAAAACCTGGTAATGTCGCCCAGGCCAGGTTCCCCGGCACACCACCAGACACCTATGGATTCACCAGCTCTCTTCCAGGCTTTAAAGCAAGTCCCCCCCATGAACTTGGAATCCAAAGACTGA